Proteins from a genomic interval of Cheilinus undulatus linkage group 15, ASM1832078v1, whole genome shotgun sequence:
- the LOC121522860 gene encoding ankyrin repeat and SOCS box protein 9-like isoform X2: protein MCAGHNETLRASTCQSGAPVFFSNPLMSGAESDWSPIHDAAFNGRLLALQRLIAQGSCVNLSTLDQVSPLHGACMRGNVACAKLLMENGANVNLSTVAGQTPLSEACSGGHVTCVSLLLKHGATPVGNSHTSSPLHRAAAKGHSECIEPLVQHGADVDHYVDQSGSPLHIACSNQQLGAVRKLLQLGAAVNTCVSGDSPLHIAARLSSPELVSVLLDHGADRSLRNSEGKQPLDLTAPNSLVERLLRQAEGIQPKECLL from the exons ATGTGTGCTGGACACAACGAGACTCTGCGAGCCTCTACATGTCAAAGTGGAGCTCCTGTGTTTTTCTCCAACCCTTTAATGAGTG GAGCTGAATCAGACTGGTCTCCGATTCATGATGCTGCTTTTAACGGACGCCTCCTTGCTCTGCAAAGACTCATAGCTCAG GGCTCATGTGTAAACCTGAGTACTCTGGACCAGGTGTCTCCTCTCCATGGAGCCTGCATGCGAGGAAATGTGGCTTGTGCAAAACTTCTGATGGAGAATGGGGCCAAT GTAAACCTCTCCACGGTGGCTGGTCAAACTCCCCTGTCAGAAGCTTGTTCTGGGGGTCATGTGACCTGCGTATCGCTGCTCCTTAAACATGGAGCGACTCCCGTGGGGAACAGCCACACCAGCTCTCCTCTCCACAGGGCTGCAgcaaaag GTCACTCAGAGTGCATCGAGCCTCTTGTTCAGCACGGTGCAGATGTGGATCATTATGTCGACCAATCAGGGTCCCCTCTTCACATAGCCTGCTCCAATCAGCAACTGGGTGCTGTGAGGAAACTGCTTCAACTTG GTGCTGCTGTGAACACCTGTGTGTCCGGAGACTCTCCTCTGCACATCGCTGCTCGTCTGTCCAGCCCTGAGCTGGTTTCTGTCTTGCTGGACCATGGAGCCGACCGCTCCCTCAGGAACTCAGAGGGTAAGCAGCCTCTGGACCTCACAGCTCCAAACAGCTTAGTGGAGAGGCTGCTGAGACAAGCCGAAGGTATTCAACCCAAA GAGTGTCTCCTCTAA
- the LOC121522860 gene encoding ankyrin repeat and SOCS box protein 9-like isoform X1 gives MCAGHNETLRASTCQSGAPVFFSNPLMSGAESDWSPIHDAAFNGRLLALQRLIAQGSCVNLSTLDQVSPLHGACMRGNVACAKLLMENGANVNLSTVAGQTPLSEACSGGHVTCVSLLLKHGATPVGNSHTSSPLHRAAAKGHSECIEPLVQHGADVDHYVDQSGSPLHIACSNQQLGAVRKLLQLGAAVNTCVSGDSPLHIAARLSSPELVSVLLDHGADRSLRNSEGKQPLDLTAPNSLVERLLRQAEGVSPLKQLCRLHIRKTVGRQRLGGIQDLHLPTQVKQYLLYQSDSGGT, from the exons ATGTGTGCTGGACACAACGAGACTCTGCGAGCCTCTACATGTCAAAGTGGAGCTCCTGTGTTTTTCTCCAACCCTTTAATGAGTG GAGCTGAATCAGACTGGTCTCCGATTCATGATGCTGCTTTTAACGGACGCCTCCTTGCTCTGCAAAGACTCATAGCTCAG GGCTCATGTGTAAACCTGAGTACTCTGGACCAGGTGTCTCCTCTCCATGGAGCCTGCATGCGAGGAAATGTGGCTTGTGCAAAACTTCTGATGGAGAATGGGGCCAAT GTAAACCTCTCCACGGTGGCTGGTCAAACTCCCCTGTCAGAAGCTTGTTCTGGGGGTCATGTGACCTGCGTATCGCTGCTCCTTAAACATGGAGCGACTCCCGTGGGGAACAGCCACACCAGCTCTCCTCTCCACAGGGCTGCAgcaaaag GTCACTCAGAGTGCATCGAGCCTCTTGTTCAGCACGGTGCAGATGTGGATCATTATGTCGACCAATCAGGGTCCCCTCTTCACATAGCCTGCTCCAATCAGCAACTGGGTGCTGTGAGGAAACTGCTTCAACTTG GTGCTGCTGTGAACACCTGTGTGTCCGGAGACTCTCCTCTGCACATCGCTGCTCGTCTGTCCAGCCCTGAGCTGGTTTCTGTCTTGCTGGACCATGGAGCCGACCGCTCCCTCAGGAACTCAGAGGGTAAGCAGCCTCTGGACCTCACAGCTCCAAACAGCTTAGTGGAGAGGCTGCTGAGACAAGCCGAAG GAGTGTCTCCTCTAAAGCAGCTGTGCCGGCTACACATCAGGAAAACTGTGGGCAGGCAGAGACTGGGTGGGATTCAGGACCTGCACCTTCCTACACAAGTGAAACAGTATCTCCTCTATCAATCAGACTCAGGGGGGACATAA